A stretch of Apostichopus japonicus isolate 1M-3 chromosome 9, ASM3797524v1, whole genome shotgun sequence DNA encodes these proteins:
- the LOC139974232 gene encoding fibrinogen-like protein A, with product MMVVPAWNSAFLFVLVYPSFMIFVLSPTRGQTVNQLKDERANSYRSRRSTENGFSEVYYRQPTFPKDCHEIFHDTCDWENVTSGVYLIQPTDSLEPFQVYCNNSIDGGGWTVFQRRIDGSIDFYRNWNDYTQGFGFLHREFWLGNEKLSFLTNQNDYSLRVDVTDIHGNSYFAKYELFRISDENGKYRLVNIDDYDSSSTTGDDKLSWHKNMSFSTYDRDNDKWTDFNCAERHKGAWWFGELNDDEASGCVTEHGYCERFPNGDGCAECGNVHLNADFDGSTRGTNIFWDSMTGNDNDCGLHYTEMKLRPKI from the exons ATGATGGTAGTGCCGGCGTGGAATTCTGCATTCCTCTTCGTATTGGTATATCCCTCCTTCATGATATTTGTATTGTCACCAACAAGAGGCCAAACG GTGAATCAATTAAAAGACGAGAGAGCAAACAGTTACAGGAGTAGAAGAAGCACGGAAA ATGGTTTTTCAGAGGTCTACTACCGTCAACCTACTTTTCCGAAAgattgtcatgaaatatttcatgacacGTGTGATTGGGAAAATGTGACGTCGGGAGTGTATCTGATCCAGCCAACTGATTCTTTGGAACCCTTTCAGGTTTACTGTAACAATTCAATTGACGGTGGTGGTTGGACA GTATTTCAAAGACGAATTGATGGCTCGATCGACTTCTACCGAAACTGGAACGATTATACCCAAGGTTTTGGTTTCCTTCATAGAGAATTTTGGCTCGGAAATGAGAAATTATCtttcttaacaaatcaaaacgATTATAGTCTACGAGTCGATGTAACTGACATACACGGAAACTCTTACTTCGCAAAGTACGAACTTTTTCGCATCAGCGATGAAAATGGCAAATACAGATTGGTTAATATTGATGATTACGATTCTAGCAGTACAACAG gtgaCGATAAACTGAGCTGGCATAAAAACATGTCTTTCAGTACATATGATCGAGATAACGACAAGTGGACGGACTTCAATTGTGCAGAGAGACACAAAGGCGCCTGGTGGTTTGGAGAACTCAACGATGACGAAGCATCTGGTTGTGTTACAGAACATGGTTATTGCGAGAGGTTTCCCAATGGTGATGGCTGTGCTGAGTGTGGTAATGTTCATTTGAACGCCGATTTCGATGGGTCAACACGCGGAACCAACATATTTTGGGATTCTATGACAGGTAATGATAACGATTGTGGTTTACATTACACGGAAATGAAACTACGGCCAAAAATTTAG
- the LOC139973164 gene encoding angiopoietin-related protein 7-like, whose amino-acid sequence MDHGGGWTVFQRHSGITSFYQNWDAYKNGFGDLNDDFWLGNEKLYYLTNQTGYTLRFDVITSGGDQKYASYTEFQIESESNKYRLNKLGSHGGTTGWRIYNNWGKAFSTYDRDNDDCDAFNCANRHRSGWWHSDHWCATCDNNNGYCDQFHVSGSCHSVCTSDNLNGDYNGVGGENVFSNHNAYCSLNFTEMKIRPS is encoded by the exons ATGGATCATGGCGGAGGATGGACA GTTTTTCAACGTCACAGTGGCATTACCagtttttatcaaaactggGATGCGTACAAAAACGGGTTTGGTGACCTGAACGATGAtttttggcttggaaatgagaAACTCTATTATCTTACAAACCAAACAGGTTACACGTTGCGCTTCGATGTTATCACGTCAGGTGGAGATCAGAAGTATGCTTCATATACCGAGTTTCAGATTGAGTCTGAGAGTAATAAATACAGACTGAATAAACTAGGCAGCCATGGTGGTACAACAG gtTGGCGTATATATAACAACTGGGGCAAAGCTTTCAGCACCTATGATCGAGACAACGACGACTGTGATGCTTTTAACTGCGCGAACCGTCACAGAAGTGGTTGGTGGCACTCGGATCATTGGTGCGCAActtgtgataataataatggttATTGTGACCAATTTCATGTCAGCGGAAGCTGTCACTCCGTTTGTACCAGTGACAACCTTAATGGAGACTACAACGGTGTCGGTGGAGAAAATGTATTTTCCAACCACAATGCTTACTGTAGCTTAAATTTCACTGAGATGAAAATTCGGCCATCCTAG